The genomic interval TTTGGTTCAGAGCTTGGGGAGAAGATTTGAGTTGCCCGTTTGTAAGCTTGTTAGCCCCAGCTTTGGTAGCTGGTGTTGGCGTGGTCAGCGTATAAAGCAGGCGACCTGTACTTGCTTGCAAGAGGCGAACGTTGCCATCCTCACTAGCAATTGCAATCACCTGTCCAATGGGACTAAAGGCGACACTGTTTACAGAACCGGATTCATGCAGCAGTTTCAGGGAACGTCCAGTACTGACCTGCCAGAGTTGAACGATGTCGCCCCCAGCAGTCAAAAGTTGTTGCCCGTTGGGACTAGCTACTAGACTGTGGATGGGGTCAGAAGATGCAAAGGTCGTTTGGAGTTGCCCATCATTTGCTTGCCAAACGCGCACGGTGTGGTGGTCGGCAGCCGCAATCCATTTTCCGTTTGGGCTAAACACTAGCTTCGTGACTGCTTGGTCAGTGTTTAAGCTGAACTGAAGTGTCCCTGATTCCATTGACCAGACCTGGATTTGGGCAGAATTTTGGGCGATCGCGGCCAGTTGTTTGCCATCAGGGCTGAACGCGATTGAGATCAGGGGTGGGGGGGAAGAGTTTTGAATTTTGAATTCTGAATTTTGAATTGATGCCCCGTTGTCCCGTTGTCCCTTTGTGTCCTTGCCCCCTTGTCCCTCTTCTGCCTTCTCACCTTTGCCTTTTGCATCCTGGCTCCCTTCCCAACGCAGCACGCTCTGAATTGATCGCGTTTTTAATGACCAGATTCGGATGGTGCCATCTTCCCCGGCGGTGGCAAGCTGGAGCCGATTAGGACTAAAAACAACCTGGTTGACTGGCCCCTGGTGTCCCCTCAAATCTGCTTGCAGTTGGAGTTTTTGTAGGGCAGCGCGCAAACTTGCCTGGGCTTCATAGGTTCGTCCTCCCTGCTCAGCGGCAAGGCGGCTGATGAGTAAAGCGGTGGTAGGGTCGCCATCGGGTTCTTGCAGAATGGATTGGGCGATCGCTGCCTGCTGTCGGGAGGTGGCGATGTGTAACTGGTGATCCTTCTCTGCTTGACTTTTGACAGCTGCTCGGTATTGCACAAACGTTACCATCAGTGCCGCCAGCAACGTACAGGGAACAACCATCTGCAACAGTCGCAATTCTTTTTGGGTACGGCGGCTTTCTTCGCGGCTAACTGCAATGAACCGTTGGGCTAACACAGACAGTTCATCGGAATAGGAAGTTTGGTAGTCGGTGGCATCCATCAGACGATCGCCCTGGAGTAAATACTCGGTAGAGCGGGGTTCCTGGGCATTATGCCACTCCCTGGCTGCATGTTCAATGCGCCGTTGCCGCCGCAGCATTTCTCTGTTTTCATCGAGCCAGTATCGGAGTAAAGACCAGTTGCGAATTAGGGTTTCGTGGGCAACATCCACGGTTTCCTGATAGGAAGCTGTTGTTGCTTGAGACGTTGATTGAGAAACGGTAATATCAACCAATTGACTGGTGGGCAATTGAGTTAATCCGGTGATTAATCCCCGATCTGTTTCTAAAAGATTCAGGTTAGAGGTTGGCAGAGATTTAGTGGGGGAGGTGGAAGCGGGGGACTTGCCATGACACATTTGTGCTAGTCGTAATGCGGTAGAGACATTGGCAAGTCCCTGGTCAATCCGCTCTTGATAGCGGTTGACCGCAGTTACTTGACTGGTTACCACCAGTTTGGCTGTAACCAGTTTTTCTAAAACCTGCTCGACCAACTCTGCCGGAAAGCAGGGACTCACTAATTCGGACTTTAAAATTCGGCGGCGGGTATCCTCTGTCCCCTCTCCTAACTGGGTGAGGGCAATGAAAATTCGTCTGGCAACCCGCTGTTCCTCCAGGCTTAGGCTGTAGAAGATCTCGTTTGCCCGCTTTTGAAGCGTTCCCCGAACCCCACCCAGTTCCGTGTAGGCATCAAGGGTCAAACGGGCAGGACCGCCATTGGGGTCGGGCTGCCGTTGCTGCCAGAGTTCCAGAAGGGTGTATTGCAGCAAAGGCAATTCACCAGGTGCCCCCACCACATCCAGTAGAATGTTGTAAACCAGATTCGGGTCACAAACCAATCCCGCGCGTTGGGCAGGTTTGGTAACGGAGGCTTTAATCTGCTCGTAGGTCAGGGGGGTAACTGTGACCAGGTTTTGCTCAATTTGCTCTGCCAGCCCATTGTAGAGAGAGCATTTGCCAAAAAAGTCTGCTCGCAAAACAATGACAATGCTCAGACAATCCCTGGCTTCTTGCATTGCCGTCAGCAGGGAGTTGAAGAATCGATGGCGATCGCGCTCAGCTTGAGCACTTTGGCAGAGTGTAAAGACTTCCTCAAATTGATCGATGATCAGCAGCAGTCGTGAGTTTCTACCATATTTTGATGAAATCAGACTGGCGCGAACCAGATGGGAGAGTCCGGTTCCCCCCTCGCGCAATAGTGTCTCTGCCCGCCTCAGGTGTTCCGCCCGATCAACTGTTGGGGCTTTGGAGTTAACAAACGCTGTTGCCAGACTTTTGAGGGGTTGGTCGGTGGGAGTGATCAGTTGAATCCGCCAGCGATCGCTACCCGAAAATTTGTGCCCCTGCCGCAACTGGTGGATCAATCCTGCCCGCACCAAGGAAGATTTGCCGCTGCCTGATGCCCCCACAACGGCAACAAAATTCCGGGTTTTCAACTTTTCGAGCAGCTGATCGGTCAGCTCTTCCCGCCCAAAGAAGTACTCTGCGTGGGCTTCGTCAAAACATTCCAGCCCTCGATAGGGACAAATTTCCTGAGAGATTTCAGTTCTGATTAAAGTGGGTGTACCCTGGCAGCGGGTCAGAATAATTTCACTACCGGAATTCTCAAACAGCGGTTGCTGCATTTCTGCTTTGAGGGCGGTACTGACCCAATCGGTAAGGGCATAGTTGGTCACAATGCCATTGGCTAACCGTCCTGGCTCCAAGCCATCCAGCAATGCCTGGGTAAAGACGCTGTGGTTTCCAGCCAGGGATTCGTAGGCTGCTTCATACTCTCGCGAAGCTGCCATAAACAGGCGATCGGTGCCGGCACGGGCACCCGGATCGGCTTCCAGGAAGTTCAGCAATTCTCCGCTGTGGCAGCAGTCAAGTAGGATAATTCGTTGTTTAACAGTGCTCTCCTGCAATAATCGCCGCAGCCAAAACAGAGATAGCCCATAGAAGCCCGCCTGGGGGTTGGCATCGCTGGTTGCCAGGTAACCTTCCTGAATGCCCGCATGTTTTTGCAAACCATGACCGGAGAAATAAAATAACGCCGTTTGGGGAACATTCGCCCCCTTTGGTTTGAACAAGCGCACTAGGGCTGCTTCCAGTTCAGCCAGGGTAACGGGTGTTTTCATCCCAACTTTAGATTGTCCCGCCTGCACGACATCTGGCATGCGAGTCACCCGAAATTCGCCAGTTGTCTGGAGCCGTTGGGCGATCGCCTCCGCATCCTGAGCAGGTGCATTTAGAGTGGGCAACCACTGATAAGTGTTAATTCCAACAATGAGCGCATCCCGTGACATTACCGAATGTCCTTAAGCAATTTCTGAGGTCAATAATATTGAGTTCTTTACAGCCCTGGTTTGTGAGCTGACATTAGCAGAAGTAGCTTGAACCGCCCCAGGAAAACAGGTAGAGATCTTGACTTAAAACATTGAGAAATTCTTAATAGTTTGAAGGAGTAGCAGACCGAAAGAATTCCTCAACTACTTTCAAATAAATCTCCTTTTAAGCCTAACTTCAGCCATTCGAATGAATAGTTTCAGCCAAGTAACTGAATTATCCTCTGTAATCTCTGAATGCCTTTCACAAAAGCTTTTATCTGGCGGACTCAGCTCTTTACAGAAATGGAGAAAGTTAACCAAAGTAAAGAATCTTTAATTCCAAACTAATAAGTAATTCAGGTTTTGTAAATGGGGGTATCACCCCTATGAGGGATTTTTTTTCAAAGAGCACGAACCAAATATCTAAACAATTTTTTTGATAAATTCGTTGATTAAAAGGTTGCTAAAAAAAGGTTTCCTATCAAAAGGTTGGCTTTCTACTCCAAGTTATTCAAAGACAAATAACTAATATCCTGAGCAACGGAAAAATTACGGATTTAAACCTGAAATATTATTTGGCTGCGTTCAAGGATACGCAAATGTACCGAAGAAACATCCTTGAAATTAGATAAATTTACCTAAGAAGCACTCCATTTTCAGCGTAGGGTTTAGATAACCCTCCTAAACAAGTCAAAGAAATGCGAAGGATGAAACGAGTCTCGCTGGTTCTTGCGTTTTTACTCGGCGTAGTTTGGGGATTGGTATCAGCCCATCCCTATCCGGCTTTGTCTCTTTTAGGGCCAACACCTGTTGATGTTCAAACTGTTCCAAAATCGGGTGTTGATTTGGGAGGTCGAGAGCCAAGATCCGAGGCTTGGAGGAGAGGCGGACCAGAACCGAAGGGCAGGGGGATCGGTCAACGGGATTGGATTATGGGGCAAACTCAGGAGAATGAGGAGCAGCCAAAACCATTTGACCAGTTGGTAAAAGGAAGTGAGCGAATGGATGGGCTGTTTACGCTCTACCGCGATCGCTCGGCAGGCAAACTTTATCTTGAAATCAAGCCAGACCAGATTAATGTCAACTACCTCTGTAACATTACGCTGGAGTCGGGCATTGGTCAGAGCGGCATTTACAGCGGGTTGCCGATGGCAGACTTTTTATTCAACTTTCGCCGAGTTGATAACAAGATCCAGTTTGTTGTGCCTAATGTTTATTTTCGCACCCGTCCCGGCGATCCGTTGCAGCGATCGCTGCAACGTTCCTTTAGCAATTCTGTCCTCCAAGCTGTTGCAATTAAGAGCTATAACCCGCAACGCAAAAGCTACCTGATTGACGTAGGGTCTCTATTTCTGAACGATTTTCCAGGGTTGACCCCGATGCTATCCCAGATTCTGGGGTCTCCCTACTCCCTGGATACCAACCGCTCCTATTTTGAGCAGGTGAAGAGTTTTCCCTTGAATGTTGAGATGGAATCCGTTTATGGATTTTCCGGGGGAAATGAGGAGTCATTACCCGCTTTTCTAGACGTGTTGCCTGATAGCCGCTCATTTGATCTAAAGATCCGCTACAGCCTTTCTCAATTGCCGACCAGTAATGGCTATCGTCCCCGACTGGCAGACGATCGGGTGGGCTATTTCATCACTGCCTACCAGGACTTTTCTGACGATTCACCCAGAACTCCCTTTGTTCGGTATATTAACCGCTGGCACCTGGAGAAGCAGAATCCCGCCGCGCCCCTTTCGCCCCCTAAAAAGCCGATTGTATTTTGGATTGAGAATACGGTACCGCTGGAGTATCGGGATGCGGTGCGGGATGGGGTGCTGATGTGGAATCAAGCCTTCGAGCAAGCCGGGTTTCAGAATGCCATTCAGGTGAAACAAATGCCTGATAACGCCGCTTGGGACCCGGCAGACAGCCGCTACAACACAATTCGCTGGATCAGTTCCTTTGACTCTGGCTTTCTGGGCATGGCTCCGCCTCGTGTTAATCCGCTGACCGGGGAGATTTTGGATGCGGATGTGTTAATTGCATGCCAGTTTTGCCCGTTTCCTTAAACGGCAGTATCAAACCCTGGCGCAGCAGAACCAGATGCGCCTGATGCCTTCGCTGGCAAAATTGACGGGTAATCCTGAGTTGTGTAGCTATGGAGTTGCGTCCCACTACCTCAAACGCTCCATCCCTGCAAAAACCCTGGCAAACCCGAATCTGACTCTCCAACTGATGGGAAATTATGACCTCTGTTTTGGTCTGGAGGCAAGCCACCAATTGGCGATCGGCTCAATGGCAATGACCATGCTCCAAGGCGTTCCGCTCAGCAGTCCGGAGATGAAACAGTATGTCCAGGAATTTTTGAGAATGTTAATTGCCCACGAGGTTGGGCATACCTTAGGGCTGCGCCATAACTTTAGGGCAAGTGCGATGTTGTCCCCCGCTGATCTGAATAATCCAGCGGTAACCCGTCAAAAGGGATTGGTTGGCTCGGTGATGGATTATAGTGCCGTCAACCTGGCACCCCAGGGAACAAAGCAGGGAGATTACTTTACCCATCAGGTTGGGCCCTATGATGGGTGGGCGATCGCCTACGGTTACACGCCAACTAACGCCTTTGTGCCCCAGGCAGAATCTCGCTTGCTCGATAAGATTTCCCGTCAGGCTCCAGAAGCTGACCTTGCCTACGCGACCGATGAAGATACCTTTGCCAGCTTAGATCCCCTGGTCAATCGATTTGATTTGAGCGGCGATTTGCTCACCTATGCCCCCTGGCAATTGGAAAATGCTCATCAGATGTGGCAACGCCTGGATCAGCGCTATCCTGCCAAGGGTGAGAGCTTTAGCGATGTCCGGTTGATGTTCGACGAGGTGTTTGATTACTACTTTCAGTACAGCCGATTTTTGACGAGTTACATTGGGGGGCAGTCCTTTAACCGTTTTCGGGCTGGAGATGCGGCAGGCAAGCTGCCGTTTGAACCCATTCCATTGGAGAAACAACGTCAGGCACTGGCACTCCTGCAAAAGTATGTGTTTGATGAGCGCCAATTTCAATTCTCGCCAGAATTCATCAACAAGCTGGCACCTTCTCGTTGGAACCACTGGGGCGAGACTCCAGAGTTCCAGACATTGGATTATCCAATTTACGATCGCATCCTGTTCTTGCAATCCGCCATCCTGAATGAACTGTTGGGGAATGAGCACCTTGCCCGCTTGCGCGATGCAGAACTAAAAACCCAATCGGGGCAGGCATTTCCTATGCCAGAACTGTTCGCCACCTTGCAAACTGCCGTCTGGCGCGAAGTCCTCCAACCCACTGATAATCTGCGCCTATCTAGCCTGCGGCGGGGATTGCAGCGAGAACAGATGAATGCCTTAATTCGCATGGTGCTGCGATCGGTGGATGTACCCGAAGATGCCCGTACCCTCGCCTGGTACAACTTGAAACAACTCCGCAGCGCTTTAGATAACGCCCTTCGTAAGGAAAATGTTGACGCCTTGACCCGCGCTCATTTGGAGGAGAGTAGCGATCGGATCACGAAAGCCCTCAATGCCCAGTTGCAGACGCAGTGAGGGGGGAGGGAGATGGGGAGGGATGAGGGATGAGGGATGGGGGATGAGAAGGTGAGGAAGATCGGGGAGGTGGGGAGGATAGAGGAGATGGAGAAGCGAATCCATAACCGATTCCCCATTCCCCAACTCAAAACTCAAAACTTAAAACTCAAAACTCTTTTTCCCCCTCCCCCCTCCCTCCTCCGTCCCATCTCCTCTGCAAAACTACTTACAATTGATCTACCGCTGTTGAGGAAAACCCCTGATGACCTCCACAACTGAGTTTTTCCCAAGAATCATTGAATATCCCGATGAGGACGGGTTGCCGATGGCTGAGAGTGATCAGACTCGCGAGTATCTGGTTTACGCGACCAAAGTGCTGGCGGTCTTTTTCGAGCATCGGCAAGACGTTTATGCATCGGGCAATCTCTTCATCTACTACGAAGAGGGCAATCCGGAGGCGGTTGTGGCACCGGATGTGTTTGTTATTTATGGGGTAGAAAATCGGCAGCGGCGGTCGTACAAAGTCTGGCAGGAGAACGATCGAACTCCTAATTTTGTTCTGGAAATCACTTCAAAAACCACTCGCAGCAAGGATCAAGGTGCAAAGAAAGGAATCTATGCTTTTCTGGGAGTACAGGAATATTACCAATACGATCCAACTGGGGATTATCTGCGCCCTCCCTTACAGGGCTTTCATTTAGTAGACGGAGGCTACGTTCCGATTACAACTACAACACTTCCAAATGGAACCCTGGTTTTACCGAGTGCTGTGTTAGGTTTAGAGCTACATCTGATTGGTCAGGAAATGCGCTTCTATGACCCCGCAACGCAGCGGATTCACTTACCCATGAAGAAGAAACCTCAGCTCGCCAGACTGCGGAAGAACGCGCTCAGACTGCGGAAGAACGGGCAGCCCGTCTGGCGGCTAAGCTGAGAGAACTAAATATTGATCCAGATGCAGTTTAAGGGCAATGAAAAGTGAAAAATTAATAATGGAGACCTTTGCTGCTAGCCGCTCTTAATTTCTATCTTCATCAGCTAATAGCCAATTGCCAATTATGCGTGACTTCCTGAAATATACCTTCGCCACAGTACTGGGATTGCTGATTTTTCTCGGCTTGAGCATTGGTGGGCTGGTATCTCTTGTGATCATGGCAGTATCTAGCGATACGGGGCCTCAGGTAAAAGATAAATCGGTACTAACCTTTAATTTATCGCTGAATATTACCGACTCTAAGCGCGGTTCCAGTCCACTTGCCGAAGCATTGGTTTCTCGGGATGAACCCGATACGATTACGCTACGGTCGGTGCTGGATGCGATCGATAAGGCGAGCCGCGATCCCCGGATAGTAGGGCTATATCTCTACGGCGACACTGAAGGGGGTGGAACCGGTTTTGCCACACTGAAGGAAGTTCGGGAGGCGCTGCAACGCTTTCGGGCTTCGGGCAAAAAAATTGTTGCCTACGATGTCAACTGGCGAGAGCGGGAATATTACCTGGCGTCCGTTGCCGATACGATCGCCCTCAATCCGATCGGTTCCCTGGAATTGAACGGCTTAAGTTCCGAAATGATGTTTCTTGCCGGAGCTTTGAAGAAATATGGCATTGGTATTCAAGTGACCCGTGTCGGTAAATATAAATCTGCCGTAGAGCCCCTTTTACTAACAAAACCCAGTCCGGCAAATCGCCAGCAAACCGAGGCGTTACTGGGCGATCTCTGGAAAGAATTTCTGACTGAAACGGGTAAGAACCGTAACCTCACAGCTCCCAGGCTGCAAACGATCGCGGATAATCAGGGCGTTTTAATGGCAGATGAAGCACTCAAAAGTCGTTTAATCGACAGGGTGGCTTACTTAGACGAAGTCGTAACCGACCTGAAGAAACTGACAGATAGTAAGGAAAAAGACAAATCCTTCCGTCAAATTAGTTTGAAGTCCTACGCCAGAGTTGCTGAGGATGCGCTTGAAAAAGAACGCAATTCTACAAACAAGATTGCGGTAGTCTACGCGGAAGGCGAAATCGTGAATGGGGAAGGGGGTGACGGAGAGGTTGGGGGCGATCGCCTCGCTAAGCAACTGCGCCAAATTCGTCAGAACAAGACCATCAAAGCCGTTGTCCTGCGGGTAAACAGCCCTGGTGGGAGCGTCACAGCTTCTGAAGTGATTCAGCGAGAAGTGATTCTGACCCGTAAAGAAAAGCCCCTGGTGGTTTCTATGGGGTCGGTGGCTGCTTCTGGGGGCTACTGGATTTCGACCTACAGCGATCGCATCTTTGCCGAACCCAATACCATCACTGGCTCGATCGGGGTATTTGGTGTGCTCCCCAATATTCAAAAATTGGCAAACAACAACGGTATCACCTGGGATGTGGTCAAAACGGGTCGATTTGCTGACACCTTCACAATTTCTCGCCCCAAAACACCCCAGGAAATTGCCCTGATCCAACGATCGGTTGATATTTTCTATAACGAGTTTTTAACAAAGGTATCAGAATCTCGTAAACTGGCGAAACCGAAAGTTGCTGAGATTGCTCAAGGAAGAGTGTGGTCTGGGCAGAGAGCAAAAGCGATCGGACTGGTAGATGAACTTGGTGGAATGGACGCTGCCATTCAGGATGCTGCCAAACGGGCAAAATTAGGCGATGATTGGGAACTGGAGGAATACCCAAAAGCCCGTAGTTTTGAAGAACGTTTGTTTGGCAAACTGGTAGGTGATCAGGTTTTCAGCAAATCTTCCCAAGTAAATCCCCTGACCACCGAATTCAAAAAGCTCCAGGTCGATTTGAAAACCCTTCAGCTAATGAACGACCCCTTAGGAGTTTATGCCCGTCTACCTTTTAATTTCAGAATCGATTAAGGGAATAGGAGTCAAATAACCCACACCAATCGATAGGATTAAATTCTCCTTCCTGAAGATCCCTCAGTTAAGCAGAGGACTCCAGGTGGACTCAGTTTAAAATATGTAAAGATAGACGAGACAAGCCACATTCATTTTCGAGGCATTTATGGCTGTTGATTTAGCTCAGGCTGCAACCTTTGCAAACCTGGCGGCTCGGGATATCACAGCGCTCCGGCAGGTATTTGAAACCATCCATGTGGAGAGTTGCCCCACTTCCTATAACTTCCATATGCATACGGTTTGCTCTGACGGTCAGTTGCAACCGGAGGCACTGATTCAACAAGCGATCGCGATCGGACTCAAAGGATTCGCAATTACCGATCACCATACAATTAATGGCTATCGTGCCGCCCAAGACTGGTTAAACGGATGGCAGCAACAATACCCGACGAAACCTGCTCCAAGACTTTGGACAGGCGTTGAAATCAATGCCAACCTCTTAGGCATTGAGGTTCATATTCTTGGGTATGCCTTTGATCCACAGCACTGCTCCATGACTTCCTACTTGCTCCGACATGCTGCCGTAGAAGAGGACTATCAGGCAGAAAGGGTCATTGCCAGCATCCATGCTGCTGGAGGACTAGCAGTATTGGCGCACCCGGTTCGGTATCGACGATCTCCAGAAGAGTTGATCCCGGAAGCTGCCCGTCTCGGAATTGATGGGGTCGAGACCTACTATGCCTACGACAACCCCAATCCCTGGCGCTCCAGCGTTGCCCAAACTGAACGGGTCAAACAACTCAGCAGCACCTACAATCTGCTTAACACCTGTGGCACCGATACGCATGGCTTGAGTTTGCTCCAGCGGCTTTAGCAATCAGGTGTCAGGTGTCAGGTGTCAGTCACCAGTTTTCAATGATCAGTTTTCATTCAGGTAGTTGCTATTCACTGCCTACTGTTAACTGGTTACTGAATCAACTCAAAACTCAAAACTCAAAACTCTCCCCTTCTAGATCAAATCCTGAAAGATGATGTCGTCTGCGACGCGTTCTGCGGTGGGCAGGAAGGCAACCTTGCGTTCCTTTGCCTGGGGAATCTTGCCCGCTGCCACCTGTTGCTGATAGAGATCGAGGGCACGGGCGATCGCACTCAACCGACGATTCTGGTCATGGGTAATCCCCGATTCGGTATTCCCCAACCCCGGAGCCGCCCAACGATTCCGGTTAGGGTCCCAATAGGACTGCACCCGTGCCCACAACACCGCCTGCGTCCCAGACAACCCCTTCTGGCGGGCTTGGCTGAGCAACTCCGCATAACCCGGAGCACCCAGGGCAGCTAAAGGAGCCTGATTCGCCAGGTCAATCCCATTCAACTGTTCCAGCAGAGTCATATCAATCCCCGCTGCGGTTGCCCGTTGCTGCAACTTCTGGGCCTGCCCCTGCAACCGTTTGAGCTGATGCTCGTCCGCCTGTTCTGGGGTGGAGCAGTTGTACTCGCGGCAGTGCTGGAAAGAAAAACTGCCCAGGTTCCAGACCCCATTTCCTGGGTCAACATGCCCCCAGTAGGCGCGGGTTTTGCTGCCATCAGGAGTACGGGTGCCTTCAGCGTGACCGACGGTACGCGCAACAACGGAATCGGAACCGCCCGTAAAGAGTTCAGCCAGGGCGGCAGGAGATGTGGGAGCCGGGGAGGAGGGGGAGGGAGAGGTAGGCGCGGGAGAGGAGGGCGCAGCAGGCGTAGGCGCAGGATTGGAGGGTGGGGGAGGAGCCGGGATGAAGGGTTCAGGGAGGGCGAAATTAACGGCAGGGGAGGAAGTGGGAGTGGGGGAGGGGGAGACAGGGGGCGAGGAGGGAGGGAGGTTAGAAGAAGGAGCAGGGGAGGAGGAGGGGGGAGGGGATTCCGGAACGGGTGCGGGTGCGGGCGGGGGGCAGCGTCAACCGTTGGGGCTGGCTCGGCAGGGGCAGCAGGGGCAGCAGCGGAGAAACTGGCTGGAGGATTAAAGTCGATCGCGCCTTCGGTCGCATCGGCATAGGCAGCAGGAGTAACCCCCAGGACGATCGCCATCAGCCCAATCCCGATGGGAGCGGCAATGGTGAGCGCTGGTGGGCACACTCCAGCTTGTGGTCTGAGTTTGCCCACCCCCACGCTAAAGTCCAAAATCCAAAATCGGGGTTGGCTCAGCGGCAGGGTAACAGGGGCAGGGGGTCGTTTCATGGTTGGCTCAGCGTGCGTTCCAGAATGGCTTTAGCAGGTTCAACGATCGCCCAGGTGCCATTGGGTTGCTTGCGTAAAGCAGCGAATTCTAGCAAGCGTCCTTTGCCGATCACATCCCCCTGGTTGACCTTGCCCAGGCGCGGCTGGTCAATTCCACAGAGGCGAAACAGGTAAGCGGGCACATCCGGGCTAGAGAAGATGAGGCAGCGTCGTTTGTCGAACTGGGTTTTGCCGTCGAAGGGGGCGTAGACGCTGTTGCCGTTGAGGGCAATGGAAATGTCTCCCAGTCCTCCCACAACTTCCCGCTCACCGATGATGTCACCGGGTTGCAGTTCCCAGGTTTGGTAAAGCTTGATGTCAAGGGGGGCGGTTTCTTCCGCTGAAGGCGTACACCCCACGGGCAACAGCAGGGCAATTCCCAGGACAACCCTGATGAAAAAGTGCGGCAGGGGGGAGGGGGGAGCATGGGGATGGGGAAAGGAGAATGGGCGAAAGAGGGAAGGGGAAGGGGGAAGGGGGAAAGGATAAAGGCAAAGGGTAGGGGGCGGAGGGTCGTGTTTCAGATCTATGGGTGATATCATCCGTAGAGACGTTCCGCCGGAACGTCTCTACAGCATCCGAACAACATATCTAGAACATCACCGGAGCGGAGGACGGAGGACAGGAGGGGCAGGGTAGTTCACAAGCTTCAGTTCTCGGCTCTCAGATTCAACTCAAAACTCAAAACTCAAAACTTAAAACTTAAAACTTAAAACTCTCAATTCTGAATTCCCTCGCTCCTAACCCCTAACCCCTCTTACGCCTGCCTCAACGCGGATTGATACGGTATCCAGCATATTGATCCCCTTCATAGAGAATGATCAGCCAGGTCTGTGGATCGAACTCCAGGGGGTACGCCTCACGCTGGGCAGTTGCTCCCACCCGAATTTGTAAATCAGCAAGCTTGCAGTAAGGATCTTTGAGAATTTCCTGGACTCTTTGTTTCCTATCCCCTTCTGGTACAGTCAGCAATTTAGCTAACTGTTCTCTAGACAGCTTGACCTGGGATTGCAAAACCTGCTGGCAGACTACACCAGATCCTCTTTTGCTGAACAACGAGGAGGGCAAAAGATTGAAATCCATCAACAGCCCAGCGGCTAGGAGTACGGAGCCACCTGCGACTAAGTGTCTGGAAACAAAACGATTATATTTGTGGAATTCCATCTTTCCTCCCGGATAGATTCTCGATCGTGGGTTCTCAGCTTTCGTTTTTGAAAATGTCTTCACAGAAAAAATCAGTTTGCAAAAAGGCAGAATTTTGGGCAGAAAATTTTTCAGAAACACCGGCCAAAGACAGCCAAAAGCTTGCCCTTATAAAGCTGGGT from Kovacikia minuta CCNUW1 carries:
- the sppA gene encoding signal peptide peptidase SppA, producing the protein MRDFLKYTFATVLGLLIFLGLSIGGLVSLVIMAVSSDTGPQVKDKSVLTFNLSLNITDSKRGSSPLAEALVSRDEPDTITLRSVLDAIDKASRDPRIVGLYLYGDTEGGGTGFATLKEVREALQRFRASGKKIVAYDVNWREREYYLASVADTIALNPIGSLELNGLSSEMMFLAGALKKYGIGIQVTRVGKYKSAVEPLLLTKPSPANRQQTEALLGDLWKEFLTETGKNRNLTAPRLQTIADNQGVLMADEALKSRLIDRVAYLDEVVTDLKKLTDSKEKDKSFRQISLKSYARVAEDALEKERNSTNKIAVVYAEGEIVNGEGGDGEVGGDRLAKQLRQIRQNKTIKAVVLRVNSPGGSVTASEVIQREVILTRKEKPLVVSMGSVAASGGYWISTYSDRIFAEPNTITGSIGVFGVLPNIQKLANNNGITWDVVKTGRFADTFTISRPKTPQEIALIQRSVDIFYNEFLTKVSESRKLAKPKVAEIAQGRVWSGQRAKAIGLVDELGGMDAAIQDAAKRAKLGDDWELEEYPKARSFEERLFGKLVGDQVFSKSSQVNPLTTEFKKLQVDLKTLQLMNDPLGVYARLPFNFRID
- a CDS encoding zinc-dependent metalloprotease, yielding MHASFARFLKRQYQTLAQQNQMRLMPSLAKLTGNPELCSYGVASHYLKRSIPAKTLANPNLTLQLMGNYDLCFGLEASHQLAIGSMAMTMLQGVPLSSPEMKQYVQEFLRMLIAHEVGHTLGLRHNFRASAMLSPADLNNPAVTRQKGLVGSVMDYSAVNLAPQGTKQGDYFTHQVGPYDGWAIAYGYTPTNAFVPQAESRLLDKISRQAPEADLAYATDEDTFASLDPLVNRFDLSGDLLTYAPWQLENAHQMWQRLDQRYPAKGESFSDVRLMFDEVFDYYFQYSRFLTSYIGGQSFNRFRAGDAAGKLPFEPIPLEKQRQALALLQKYVFDERQFQFSPEFINKLAPSRWNHWGETPEFQTLDYPIYDRILFLQSAILNELLGNEHLARLRDAELKTQSGQAFPMPELFATLQTAVWREVLQPTDNLRLSSLRRGLQREQMNALIRMVLRSVDVPEDARTLAWYNLKQLRSALDNALRKENVDALTRAHLEESSDRITKALNAQLQTQ
- a CDS encoding PHP domain-containing protein encodes the protein MAVDLAQAATFANLAARDITALRQVFETIHVESCPTSYNFHMHTVCSDGQLQPEALIQQAIAIGLKGFAITDHHTINGYRAAQDWLNGWQQQYPTKPAPRLWTGVEINANLLGIEVHILGYAFDPQHCSMTSYLLRHAAVEEDYQAERVIASIHAAGGLAVLAHPVRYRRSPEELIPEAARLGIDGVETYYAYDNPNPWRSSVAQTERVKQLSSTYNLLNTCGTDTHGLSLLQRL
- a CDS encoding Uma2 family endonuclease, whose amino-acid sequence is MTSTTEFFPRIIEYPDEDGLPMAESDQTREYLVYATKVLAVFFEHRQDVYASGNLFIYYEEGNPEAVVAPDVFVIYGVENRQRRSYKVWQENDRTPNFVLEITSKTTRSKDQGAKKGIYAFLGVQEYYQYDPTGDYLRPPLQGFHLVDGGYVPITTTTLPNGTLVLPSAVLGLELHLIGQEMRFYDPATQRIHLPMKKKPQLARLRKNALRLRKNGQPVWRLS